CCGACTCGATGTCATGACGTTCAACCTACGCTTCGCCAGCACCTCCGAACCCAACAGCTGGGCCGCCCGCCGCCCGGTGATGCGGCAGCTGCTGCGCCAGGAGGCCCCCACCGTCCTCGGCACCCAGGAGGGCCTCTACCAGCAGCTGCGCGACATCCACTCCGATCTCGGACCGCACTACGACTGGATCGGCACCGGCCGCGAGGGCGGCAGCCACGACGAGTCCACGGCGATCTTCTACGACACCCGGCGTCTGGCCCCCGTCGAACACGACACGCTCTGGCTCTCCGACACGCCCAGGGTCATCGGCTCCAACACCTGGGGCGCCGCGTTCCCCCGGATCGTCACCTGGGCGCGCTTTCGCGACCGGGCTGTGGGCGGACGGGACTTCTACGTCCTCAACACGCACTTCGACCATGTGAGCCAGTACGCGCGCGAGCGTTCCGCGCAGCTCCTCGCCCGGAAGATCGACGCGTTCGACCACTCACTGCCGGTCGTCGTGACCGGCGATTTCAACGCCGCGGCCCACGAGAACCAGGCGTACGACATCCTTCTCGCCACCGGAGTCGTCGACACCTGGGACGCGGCGGCCGAACGCAGCAGGCTGTACGCGACCTTCCACGGCTACAGGCCGCTGACTCCCGACGGCGAACGCATCGACTGGATCCTCGCCACGCCGGGCACCACCGTCCACCGGTCCGTCATCAACACCTTCGAGATGAACGGGCAGTTCCCCAGCGACCACCTGCCGGTGCAGACCACCGTGACCCTGGGATGAGCCGAGGCCC
This is a stretch of genomic DNA from Streptomyces sp. NBC_00285. It encodes these proteins:
- a CDS encoding endonuclease/exonuclease/phosphatase family protein; amino-acid sequence: MPDINRMTRRMGLRTAVAAAVTVPLMGTLPASAARSANRRLDVMTFNLRFASTSEPNSWAARRPVMRQLLRQEAPTVLGTQEGLYQQLRDIHSDLGPHYDWIGTGREGGSHDESTAIFYDTRRLAPVEHDTLWLSDTPRVIGSNTWGAAFPRIVTWARFRDRAVGGRDFYVLNTHFDHVSQYARERSAQLLARKIDAFDHSLPVVVTGDFNAAAHENQAYDILLATGVVDTWDAAAERSRLYATFHGYRPLTPDGERIDWILATPGTTVHRSVINTFEMNGQFPSDHLPVQTTVTLG